One part of the Longimicrobium sp. genome encodes these proteins:
- a CDS encoding DUF4097 family beta strand repeat-containing protein, translating to MRHHVILPLALAAASLVATRGEAQRTERFTLDGSRVAVYNLAGEVRVEPGSGSEVVVEVTRGGSDAGELRVREGETDGAASLVVLYPDDRVVYPRMGRGSNTEMSVERDGTFGRSGRVLGGRRVRIHGSGSGTEAWADLRVLVPAGRTVSVNQAVGRVEVSNVHGDLRVRGAAASIHALGTRGSLNLDTGSGGIEVRDAQGEIVLDTGSGGVRVSGVSGPRLSVDTGSGGVVGSGLDVENLHVDVGSGGVRLDAVDARDILIDTGSGSVELSLRGDVNRARIDTGSGGVTLGVPAGFGAELDIDTGSGGIDVDVPATVRRAGRSHFTGTIGDGNGRVEIDTGSGGVRVRRS from the coding sequence ATGCGACACCACGTGATCCTCCCGCTGGCGCTGGCGGCGGCTTCGCTGGTCGCCACGCGGGGCGAGGCGCAGCGGACGGAACGGTTCACCCTGGACGGCTCGCGCGTGGCGGTCTACAACCTGGCCGGCGAGGTGCGGGTGGAGCCCGGCTCGGGGTCGGAGGTGGTGGTGGAGGTCACGCGCGGCGGGAGCGACGCGGGGGAGCTGCGCGTGCGCGAGGGCGAGACCGACGGCGCCGCTTCGCTGGTGGTGCTCTACCCCGACGACCGCGTCGTCTACCCGCGGATGGGGCGCGGCTCCAACACGGAGATGTCCGTGGAGCGCGACGGGACGTTCGGGCGGTCGGGCCGCGTCCTGGGCGGGCGGCGGGTGCGCATCCACGGCTCGGGGTCGGGGACGGAGGCCTGGGCGGACCTGCGGGTGCTGGTGCCCGCCGGGCGCACGGTGTCGGTCAACCAGGCCGTGGGGCGGGTGGAGGTGTCGAACGTGCACGGCGACCTGCGCGTCAGGGGCGCCGCGGCGTCGATCCACGCGCTCGGGACGCGCGGGAGCCTGAACCTGGACACCGGCTCGGGCGGGATCGAGGTGCGCGACGCGCAGGGCGAGATCGTGCTCGACACCGGCTCGGGCGGGGTGCGCGTGAGCGGCGTGAGCGGGCCCCGGCTGAGCGTGGACACGGGGAGCGGCGGGGTGGTGGGCTCGGGGCTCGACGTCGAGAACCTCCACGTGGACGTGGGCTCGGGCGGGGTGCGCCTGGACGCGGTGGACGCGCGGGACATCCTGATCGACACCGGGAGCGGCTCGGTGGAGCTGTCGCTGCGCGGCGACGTGAACCGGGCGCGGATCGACACGGGCTCGGGCGGGGTGACGCTGGGGGTGCCGGCGGGCTTCGGGGCGGAGCTGGACATCGACACCGGCTCGGGCGGGATCGACGTGGACGTGCCGGCCACCGTGCGCCGCGCCGGGCGCTCGCACTTCACCGGCACCATCGGCGACGGCAACGGCCGCGTGGAGATCGACACCGGCTCCGGCGGCGTTCGCGTCCGCCGCAGCTGA
- a CDS encoding DUF5916 domain-containing protein, with protein sequence MLGILLLSAAVSLPQNGGGDDPSPKLDAYRLTPTVGAPTLDGKLDDPVWAAADSIGGFIQRDPDEGQPAKFPTVTRVAFDHSAVYVGVRAFDPEPRKIVAQLTRRDEDSSSDWLLVAFDSRHDLRTAYVFTVNPAGVKRDFTIVDGQNDDVGWDAVWDVAVERDEHGWTAEFRIPLSALRFSPGGDGVWGFEVARVVQRANEQSFWAPLRRDDSRVVARFGELHGMTGLPSPRRLELLPYMLSGVTRAPGDGADPFYSASDWRGSAGMDVKYGVTSDLTLDATVNPDFGQVEADPSQVNLTQYETFFPEKRPFFTEGADIFRFGIGLGDGDGGNESLFYSRRIGRAPHYGVDAEFADVPGETNILSAAKLSGRVGRGWSVGALGALTAQERARGIDDAGGRFSQVVEPLTGFGMLRGRRDANGGRTQYGFVGTGVFRRLDGTGIEDLPGTALAGGVDASHRWGNDAWIASGYLLGSTVRGSEAAIVGLQQSPARYFQRPDAGHVRLDSAATSLSGFAASWQLARVKGSVQGGLLGMVRSPGFETNDLGFMREADQVTNVAYLGYRSFKPGKVFRGFGVNTNLWNTQTFGWENTSTGGNVNGWGDFLNYWGMYWGVERGVAAWSNGSLRGGPLIRRPGSTSGWAGFYSDGRKRVNGGADFNWWTEDDTDGWRYNVSFNLGVRPTAATRISLSPFYSRNRSAWQFVDAPGDAAGATHYVFGGLDQRTLGVSARFNQTFSPTLSLQVYAQPFISDGSFADFREVADPRAKDFAERFAPLGEAGTRPEGWSFDDPDFNYRALNLNAVLRWEYRLGSTLFVAWSHSRDGAADGGTGRFRPGEDFDELWRYPATNVLLVKVNWWMSL encoded by the coding sequence ATGCTGGGCATCCTCCTCCTTTCCGCCGCCGTGTCCCTCCCTCAGAACGGCGGCGGCGACGACCCCTCCCCGAAGCTCGACGCCTACCGGCTCACCCCCACGGTGGGGGCCCCCACCCTCGACGGAAAGCTGGACGACCCGGTCTGGGCCGCGGCCGACTCGATCGGCGGCTTCATCCAGCGCGACCCCGACGAGGGGCAGCCGGCGAAGTTCCCCACCGTGACCCGGGTCGCCTTCGACCACTCCGCCGTCTACGTGGGCGTCCGCGCCTTCGACCCCGAGCCGCGGAAGATCGTGGCCCAGCTCACCCGGCGCGACGAGGACTCGTCGTCGGACTGGCTGCTGGTGGCCTTCGACTCGCGCCACGACCTGCGCACGGCCTACGTCTTCACGGTGAACCCGGCGGGGGTCAAGCGCGACTTCACCATCGTCGACGGGCAGAACGACGACGTGGGGTGGGACGCGGTGTGGGACGTGGCGGTGGAGCGCGACGAGCACGGCTGGACGGCCGAGTTCCGCATCCCGCTCTCGGCGCTGCGCTTCTCGCCGGGCGGCGACGGGGTGTGGGGGTTCGAGGTCGCGCGGGTGGTGCAGCGCGCCAACGAGCAGAGCTTCTGGGCCCCCCTGCGCCGCGACGACTCGCGCGTGGTGGCCCGCTTCGGCGAGCTGCACGGGATGACGGGGCTCCCCTCGCCGCGCCGCCTGGAGCTGCTCCCCTACATGCTCTCGGGCGTCACCCGCGCGCCGGGTGACGGGGCGGACCCGTTCTACTCGGCGAGCGACTGGCGGGGCTCGGCGGGGATGGACGTCAAGTACGGGGTGACCTCGGACCTGACGCTGGACGCCACGGTGAACCCCGACTTCGGGCAGGTGGAGGCCGACCCCAGCCAGGTGAACCTCACCCAGTACGAGACCTTCTTCCCCGAGAAGCGCCCCTTCTTCACCGAGGGCGCCGACATCTTCCGCTTCGGCATCGGCCTGGGCGACGGCGACGGCGGGAACGAGTCGCTCTTCTACTCGCGCCGCATCGGCCGGGCGCCGCACTACGGGGTCGACGCCGAGTTCGCCGACGTGCCGGGAGAGACCAACATCCTGAGCGCGGCCAAGCTCTCGGGGCGCGTGGGCCGCGGCTGGTCGGTCGGCGCGCTGGGGGCGCTCACGGCGCAGGAGCGGGCCCGGGGGATCGACGACGCGGGCGGGCGCTTCTCGCAGGTGGTGGAGCCGCTCACGGGGTTCGGGATGCTGCGCGGCCGGCGCGACGCCAACGGCGGGCGCACGCAGTACGGCTTCGTGGGCACCGGCGTCTTCCGCCGGCTGGACGGCACCGGGATCGAGGACCTGCCGGGGACCGCGCTGGCGGGCGGGGTGGACGCCTCGCACCGCTGGGGGAACGACGCCTGGATCGCCTCGGGGTACCTGCTGGGCTCCACGGTGCGCGGGAGCGAGGCGGCGATCGTCGGGCTGCAGCAGTCGCCCGCGCGCTACTTCCAGCGCCCCGACGCGGGCCACGTGCGGCTCGACTCGGCGGCCACCTCGCTCTCGGGGTTCGCGGCGAGCTGGCAGCTGGCCAGGGTGAAGGGGAGCGTGCAGGGCGGCCTGCTGGGGATGGTGCGCTCGCCGGGGTTCGAGACCAACGACCTGGGCTTCATGCGCGAGGCCGACCAGGTCACCAACGTCGCTTATCTCGGCTACCGCAGCTTCAAGCCGGGGAAGGTCTTCCGCGGCTTTGGGGTGAACACCAACCTCTGGAACACGCAGACCTTCGGGTGGGAGAACACCTCCACGGGCGGCAACGTGAACGGGTGGGGGGACTTCCTGAACTACTGGGGGATGTACTGGGGCGTCGAGCGCGGGGTGGCGGCGTGGAGCAACGGCTCGCTGCGCGGCGGACCGCTCATCCGGCGGCCGGGCTCGACCAGCGGGTGGGCCGGCTTCTATTCCGACGGGCGCAAGCGGGTGAACGGCGGGGCCGACTTCAACTGGTGGACCGAGGACGACACCGACGGCTGGCGCTACAACGTGTCCTTCAACCTGGGGGTGCGCCCGACGGCGGCCACGCGGATCTCGCTGTCGCCCTTCTACTCGCGCAACCGGAGCGCCTGGCAGTTCGTGGACGCGCCCGGCGACGCGGCCGGGGCGACGCACTACGTGTTCGGCGGGCTGGACCAGCGCACGCTGGGGGTGTCGGCGCGCTTCAACCAGACCTTCTCGCCCACGCTGTCGCTGCAGGTGTACGCGCAGCCCTTCATCAGCGACGGCTCGTTCGCCGACTTCCGCGAGGTGGCGGACCCGCGGGCGAAGGACTTCGCGGAGCGCTTCGCGCCGCTCGGCGAGGCGGGGACGCGCCCGGAGGGGTGGAGCTTCGACGACCCGGACTTCAACTACCGGGCGCTCAACCTGAACGCGGTGCTGCGCTGGGAGTACCGGCTGGGCTCCACGCTCTTCGTGGCCTGGTCGCACTCGCGCGACGGCGCGGCGGACGGCGGCACCGGCCGCTTCCGCCCCGGGGAGGACTTCGACGAGCTGTGGCGCTACCCGGCAACGAACGTGCTGCTGGTGAAGGTGAACTGGTGGATGAGCCTGTGA